TCTtttaaacctgaaaataaagaggcATTGAATTAACCAGAAGAGATTTAAGCATCTATGATGTTTAAGGCACagtaataaatagaaaataaagcttACAATCTACATGGGAACAGAAAACATATCCTAATGGAAAGATACAGTCTAGGAAAATACCAAGAGAGGCAATCAAGGGCCCAGGCCCACCCCAGACTATAGCGAGCTTAGAAGGCTCTGTGGATGAGTTAGACTAAAATAATAGTCATCTAATGCCTTTGGAAATAGCATAAGCTGTAATTGAGGGCCAGGGTTTGGCATAAACAAGGCCTGTTCCTGCCCCTGTTCAGCATTGGGCAGAACTGCATTAAAAAAGCTGAGGAGTTCTTTTTTATACTCACCTTGTAGCTTCCTTGATGGTAAATTCAACAAATTTTTTCTTGACTGCAAGAGGTCCTTGTACTTCTTCAAACAAAgtgaaaattctttcaaaatctgaagatatttaaaaaaaaagtatttctaaagagatgagaatagtgCATCTACCACTTCAGCAACCATTCTTCATGGGCTACAGTGTTACACTCTATTTCACAGTGTTACACTCTATTTCACAGTGTTGCACATGCCTTTCCAATGATGAATTATAACACCTGTACATCTCTACTAAGGAAACTTCAGTAAATATTAAccatgcaaaacaaaaaaaaaaactaacagggGTATTAGGAATTTTTAGACAAACTATTGTAAATTATGTAAAAACCCAATTCAATCAAAAGATGAGTTCAAAAGGTAGGTTCAGTTTACTCTAAATTGAGCAACTTCCCATGCTTTTATTAATAGATATTCTTTAGCTACTTACTTCGTCCAAACTTCCGAACTTCTTTCATTAATTGATATTTTATATCATCATTAATTTTCTGTGCCATAGCAGGACTCATCTGCAATTTATTTGGCACAGTTCCCTTTGAAGACATTGCTGTGGCTTTGGAGTCACCTGCAGAGACACTGCAGTTCTTGGTTCCTCCTATGAGTGCATTATTCCTGGGTTTGTGAATTGGCCCATCTTTCTTGAGACTAGTGAAATCATCAGACAGGGAATCCGCTTGGTTGAGTGGGATACCATCTCCTGCCATATTCATAAGCTCTGGTGAAGCAGATTTTGAAAAGAAGCCCCTAGGTGGAGTTTGATTATTTTCCATCTTCTCCTCATGAACATCGTGAGTGACAGCAGCAACTGGAAACCAAATTAAGAGATTGAGCTGTGAATTAGATGCATCTTACCACCCCCACAGGGACATCCCTGTGCACTGCAGTTTTGAAGAAATTATTTCGTAAAGCAAGAGGATGTTCCAAGTGGAAATAAATCCCCAAAATAGTACTGAGCAAGGAACATGCAATAGaccactttttctttcttgacaCTCTCACTACATACAGTAATGTATCTGAACAGTTGAACTACTATGCAAACATTCATAGAGCCCTGGCACTCATGATTTAATGTCTTGTCAAGGCTCTTTATGagttgaaaagctgaaagtctCACTCTATTTCAAGATGTCTGATATCCACACTCTATCACCTCAAATCCCTGCCAGTACATGATCCTCCTTATCCATCTTTTCTGTCTCAGAAAAGTGAATTTCTTTTTACTCCAGGTCTGACATATCTCCTCCATTGACTCATCATCCTCTGTACTGGGCACcgtgccaggagctgggggcagCCTCCAATAGCACACAAAAAACAGTCCCCACCCTTATGGAATGTCTATGCTCATGGGAAGGCTAGGCAGGAAGTGTACTATGACCCAACAAAATAATTACAGTTCAAATTTGTGTTTTGGGAGAAGCAAGCAGGGAGGGGACAGAGAGCAGGAGGGGGAGCCTCAGTGGATCACGAGGTCAGGCAGATCCTTCTGAGCAGGTGTTCTTTGGGCAGAGgctggaagaggagagagagccaGCCTGTGCCCATGCAGAGGACACGTGTTAGGAGAGGATGGTGGGCCCAGGTTGTGCAGAGCTGGTGGACCAGAGTCAGGAGCTCATATTGTGCTCTGAGTGCCGAGGAAAGGTAATGAGGCATTTTCAGCATGAATGTGGTgtgatctgatttctgtgttgatatGATCACTCTGGCTGCAGGTCAGAAAATGAGTTAGATAAGACGGttggaaaggagaaaaattaacTATTGGAGTATCTTGGTGACATGATGGCAGCATAGATCAGAGGAACGGAGAGTAATGGTAGGATGTGAAATTCATACTTAGTATCAAATTGCTGAACTTGCTAAGTGATATAAgtgaaagaataataaaagaataagaatCTCGAGTGAATCTGAATATTTTAGTTTGAACTACTGGATAGACCAAGTGTGTGCAGGTATTAAGCAACTGCTCGCAATAATGGAGTGTGGCCAACCTTTCCTGATTCTAGTTCAGTGACCTCACATTGGTAGCCTGACCTAGGTCTTTTGACTTATACTATGGATATCTGCAAACTTTAAATACCAGGACTTCTAAACCCTTCCATGTCCCCTATACCTGTGGATAACAGGTTGTTGCACATTTATGTACATTACATCTGATGAATGGTATTATTAGCTGAGATACAGAAGGCTAAAAGTAGAGCATCTTTGAAAAGGGAAAAGGTCAGAAGATCAAACATGTAGAACCAGTTGAATTTTAGATTTCTAGTAATAATAGATATTCAATGGAAATACCATGTAGGCAGTTGTATATGAGTCTGAAGTTCAGGAGCAAGTTGTGATCTAGAGGAATAAAGGTAAGAATTTTTGTAGTGTGAATTATATTTAAAGCTGTAAGACTGCATGGGATCATCTATAGAGATGGTGAATTGAAGAGAAAGGAGCTCAATATTCAGCTTTGGGTCTCTGCAGTACTTAGAGGtgggaaagaagacagaaaaggaagaaaaaaataagtcactAATAAAAGGGCAAGGAATCTGGGAGAAGGTGATGTCTGGGGACACTAAAAATTTTCCATGGAAGAGGGAGTGAACAACTGTATCACATGCTGCTGAGAAATCAATGCCAAAGTGTAGCAGACACTGGTGACTTTGACACTGTTTCATTGGAGTACCATAAGAAGGAGCCAGACTGCACTTAGTTAGAGCATGAACAAAATGTGAACACAGGAAGAATGTGAGCAGATCTGTCCTCTTATTTAGCCCTTCATCTTCTTCTGTCTCAGGAACCTGCTTTATTAACTCTTGCAGCAACTCCAAATGATTAGACCTAACTAGTGCCTTGCTCCTCTACTTGCAAATATGCTCATATCTGTCCATCCTTCAAGGACATAGCTATAAGCTTCTTTTGACATGACTAAACCCCAGAGATAGAGTTCCCCCTCCTTGATTGCTTAGCCGTGGTGACATACTTCGCCTTCTCTTAGATGATGAGTGGCCCTTGGGCTCTCCAGGATGTTTCATTCGTTTTTGATGCCCTGCTGTGAATTGAACTGCTTTATCACCCTTCATTTGCTGAAAAACATCAGTGGACATATTCCATTAAAGACAATATGCAGTCACAGGCTTCATATGCATATACAGCCATGCATTTATATCATTAAAAGAAGTTTTAATCATGGGTCAAAGATTTACTATCACTCAACACACACTCTGCTCTCAGAAAACACAATCCAATTTCAATCCAGTCTGAGTGAAATAAGGAGAAGGTAAAATAGGAGGTGTTGGCCAAAGCCAAACATGGTACAACTCTGATTACTAAGAATGCTGGGGAATGAGTGGTTCTCATTAACCAAAGTGATAAATACATGGTTATCTCTAAATTTAGAGAAATACACACCATTTTGTTTTAGCTCTTCTtaggggaggaaaaaaggaaaatttttttttgtcattttgtgCTTTAAATCTATTAGCACACTGATTAACATTCTATTAAATGGTACATGTTGATGGTGAAAGTTAGAGTATTGGTAATGTAAATCTTTACATCTCTAACCTATGGAGATTCAAATATGTCACTTTTGGGGCTGGGCAGGTGTTCAGAGTATTTTTCAGTGTTTGTGGCAGATAAAACATGAAATTGAAGGGTATAATAGGTTAGCTAAGAGTTATTTTCATCAAAGGATAACCCAAGAATATGCCTTTGCATTATCCAAATACAACTGtgacaaaaatattttcccatatttGCATTTCCCATAAAAAAATACCCCATAATGGGTGAAAACATTTTCATTGAACATTTGTCTCTACCAGGTACTGTTTTAAATGCTTTCCATGTATTAACTCAATCCTTCACCAAACCCTATAAGTTAGGTGTGATTGTTATCTCCATTGTTTAagttgaggaaactaaggcacagaagaTTAAGAAAAACTCAAATTAAGGAAGAATTTTGGGGGTGAAGGAGAATAGCTTTTACTCTAGTTTTGTTATAGAAGAGATTGCTGCATGTTCTGTGCCTCTATATCAGTGATCTCTTCCATGAGTGCAGATATAATTCTCTTTGTTTTCATGGTTTAATGATCAAGTCAGTATGTCTCTCACACACAAAACACTCTCACATAAGACATTCATGAGGGTAATCCAATCATGGCAACATCACCTAgtactttatttctcttttctttctctctttttggccatgccacatgcttgtgggatcttagttccctaaccagggaccgaacctgaccctgagagggtaacaggcaggaaggccaggggtctccaaacagaggaaataggctgcaagtgtcagacatttttatctctcttaagcagcaggaggaaacaaactaacaatgttttttccttctctagagggtaaagcatctgcctccaatgtgggagacccgggttcgatcccagggtcgggaagatccgctggaaaaggaaatggtaacccactccagtattcttgcctggagaagcccatggacggagaagcctggtaggctacagtccatgggattgcaaagagtaggacacaactgagcaacttcactttcacttttcatacaaatttaaaagaaggtttctcttaaaatactgtgttgccataatgacacctggtctCACCcaaagttaactattctcaaaccttcagttaaccaatgcatttttcttatggaaatgtttgtcttaagcgatgttaatgtactatgcactTACCCCAGACTcttgtcttcaagtcggttccacTTAATGGCTCAGAAACTACTTGACAAACCATTATGTTATACTCAGGTATTgctcccctaatctatgtaaatgaaactatttgtatggtaatctgcccttctacaagattcaagtcaatcattttatggcccgggatgaatcgtctggtgccaagattatttcaaaatacatcttatggatgaggggcctggtgccattctgagttttaagacattcctttctttcattaacagactgctagtggagaaggcagtggcaacccactccagtactcttgcctggaaaatcccttgggcggaggagcctggtaggctgcagtccatggggtggcgaaaagtcggacaccactgagcgacttcactttcatttttcattttcatgcattggagaaggaaatggcaacccatgcagtgttcttgcctggagaatcccagggacgggggagcctggtgggctgctgtctatggggtcgcacagagttggacacaactgaagcgacttagcagcagcagcagc
The genomic region above belongs to Ovis canadensis isolate MfBH-ARS-UI-01 breed Bighorn chromosome X, ARS-UI_OviCan_v2, whole genome shotgun sequence and contains:
- the LOC138930823 gene encoding integrator complex subunit 6-like, whose amino-acid sequence is MSTDVFQQMKGDKAVQFTAGHQKRMKHPGEPKGHSSSKRRRIAAVTHDVHEEKMENNQTPPRGFFSKSASPELMNMAGDGIPLNQADSLSDDFTSLKKDGPIHKPRNNALIGGTKNCSVSAGDSKATAMSSKGTVPNKLQMSPAMAQKINDDIKYQLMKEVRKFGRNFERIFTLFEEVQGPLAVKKKFVEFTIKEATR